Genomic window (Dyadobacter fanqingshengii):
TTCCAATTGGTCATTTATTATAAACAAAAATATCAAAATAAGTGGATTTACTAAGTGCCGCGCTGCCAACCCCGATCCAGGAACTTTCCAACGCTATCACGCAAAAGGCCGGGATAAGGTTATATATCAAGCGCGACGACCTGATCCATCCAACCGTTTCCGGTAACAAATGGCGGAAACTGAAATACAATTTATCAGAAGCGCAATCGCAGAGGCACACACACTTGCTAACATTTGGCGGCGCTTTTTCTAATCACTTATATGCAGTGGCAGCCGCCGGAAAAGCACTTGGCTTTGAAACAATTGGCATTGTACGAGGCGAGGAGCTGGCAGATAAGCTTTCACCGACATTGTTATTTTGCGAAAATCAGGGCATGCAGCTGCATTTCGTGTCGCGTGTTGAATATAAGCGCAAGAATGCTGATGATTATTTGCAAGAGCTGGCAGTGAATTTTAATAATCCGTTTATAATCCCGGAAGGCGGAACGTCTGCATTTGCGTTAAAAGGCGTTGCGGAAATGGTGCCGGAAGTAATTGCGCAGCTAGGAAAAGCGCCAAATTACTTTGCTGTTGCGGCGGGTACGGGCGGGACTGCCGCAGGACTGCTGTCCGTCGGGGCAAATGTCCTTGCTTTTTCAGCATTGAAGGGTGGGGGATTTCTGGAACACGACATTGCTGACCTTCTTAACGGGCACTGTTCGATCAGCAACTTGCAGCTTTTTACAGATTATCATTTTGGTGGCTATGCCAAATGGACACCTGAGCTTATCGCATTTATGAATGAATTTCAGCAGGAGTTCGACATTCAGTTGGAGCAGGTTTACACGGCCAAAATGTTCTTCGGGCTCTTTGATCTGATCAGCAAAAAACACTTTCACAATGGTGAGACCATTGTTGCCGTGCACACGGGGGGAATGCAGGGGTTGCTTACAGTATAGCTGGACTCACGACAAAGCCGGAATCTCCTCGTCGCTATTGGCCGATTTCGTTTTGACAAATTCTTTGATCAAATCCTTTTCTCCCGCAATCCACAGCACATCGTCATTCTCAATGATCATGGATGAGTCCGGATTAAGGATCCGCTCGCCGTTGCGTTCAAGGCCAACGATCATTCCATGCGTTTTTTCCCTGATCTGGCTGCTTCTGATGCTTTTTCCACGGATCTGGTATTCGCTTCTTACTTCCACGCGTTCCAGCACAATGCTGTCTTCGTGTGCAATGTAAACATCGCCGTTGGTGCTTACTTCAATGTGTCCCCTGAAAATATCAAGCTGTTCGTCGGTCCCGATCACCTCAATGCGATCGCAGGGATACAGCACTTCGGTAGGGCGCGGCAGGTGAATGGTCTTACTGCCTCGCTCGATCAACACCACATTAATCCCAAAATTCTCCCGGATTTTTAATTCCTGCAATGTTTTTCCAATCAGCGATGAATCGGCGCTTACTTCCAGGAAGGCAAAGTGCGCGTCCCAGGGGAGTAATATCTTTTTCGATTTTCCGCTTCCTTCCAGCTGTCGCGCATTCAGATTTTGCAGGAAACGCTCCTCGATGCGGTGATAAAAGGTTTGCAGTCTTTGGTAAAAAATCGCAAAACCCAGGATCATAATGCCCCCCGCAACGCTAAGCGCCGTTGGTGTCGCAAAAAATGAATTAAGCAGAAAACCCATTAACAAAATGGCGATCAGCACTCTGGACAATTCAAGCAAAAGCAACGGGCCGCGACTGAATTTCCTGCTTAGCCATATTGCCGAATAGGCTTTTCTGTTTGATCTCTTAAAAATAAGCGCCCACAAAAAGGGGGAGATCAGAAGGAATGTGATCCCAAATAAAACAGCATTCGTAATGTAAGTTTCCGGAACCCGGGTGTGCAGTTGGTCGGCCAATTGACGCGACGAAGCCATGACAATCCCAATGATCACCACCGAATTTAAGATGACAGTTTGCGAATAGGATTTCAGGATCTCATTCCAATGCGTGGTCTGGACAATGGTTTCCGTGCTTGTGCTGTATCGGTTGAGATAATGTTTCCATTTTTCCGGCAATCGTTTTTCAAGCCATTCTGAAAGCGGTTCGGAAGCTTTCATCATGTAGGGTGTTGTAAAAGTGGTAATTACAG
Coding sequences:
- a CDS encoding 1-aminocyclopropane-1-carboxylate deaminase/D-cysteine desulfhydrase — translated: MDLLSAALPTPIQELSNAITQKAGIRLYIKRDDLIHPTVSGNKWRKLKYNLSEAQSQRHTHLLTFGGAFSNHLYAVAAAGKALGFETIGIVRGEELADKLSPTLLFCENQGMQLHFVSRVEYKRKNADDYLQELAVNFNNPFIIPEGGTSAFALKGVAEMVPEVIAQLGKAPNYFAVAAGTGGTAAGLLSVGANVLAFSALKGGGFLEHDIADLLNGHCSISNLQLFTDYHFGGYAKWTPELIAFMNEFQQEFDIQLEQVYTAKMFFGLFDLISKKHFHNGETIVAVHTGGMQGLLTV
- a CDS encoding cation:proton antiporter domain-containing protein, with the protein product MTHVPQLIVDLSLILTMAGIITLIFKKLKQPIVLGYILAGLLVGPNFNLFPTITDIKTIEIWAEIGVIFLLFSLGLEFSFKKLVKVGNTAAITGLFEVGMMLATGYTTGQLLGWSKIDSLFLGGIIAISSTTIIFRAFDELGLKTQKFTRVVLGILVIEDLTAVLLMVLLSTLSISQQFAGMELLQSILKLFFFLTLWFLGGIFIFPTLLRRYRKLMNDESVLITSVALCFGMVFLVTQAGFSAALGAFIMGSILAETTHAEKIEHLLKPLKDLFGAVFFISVGMLINPGLLVEYALPTAILVLVVIVGKTTFVSLGAIISGQPLKNSLQSGMSMSQIGEFSFIIATLGLSLNVTSNFLYPIAVGVSVITTFTTPYMMKASEPLSEWLEKRLPEKWKHYLNRYSTSTETIVQTTHWNEILKSYSQTVILNSVVIIGIVMASSRQLADQLHTRVPETYITNAVLFGITFLLISPFLWALIFKRSNRKAYSAIWLSRKFSRGPLLLLELSRVLIAILLMGFLLNSFFATPTALSVAGGIMILGFAIFYQRLQTFYHRIEERFLQNLNARQLEGSGKSKKILLPWDAHFAFLEVSADSSLIGKTLQELKIRENFGINVVLIERGSKTIHLPRPTEVLYPCDRIEVIGTDEQLDIFRGHIEVSTNGDVYIAHEDSIVLERVEVRSEYQIRGKSIRSSQIREKTHGMIVGLERNGERILNPDSSMIIENDDVLWIAGEKDLIKEFVKTKSANSDEEIPALS